The following proteins come from a genomic window of Pseudomonas syringae:
- a CDS encoding VOC family protein: MIDHLDHLVLTTADIDACKDFYVRIMGMTPERFRQGRLAFRFGNQKINVHERGKEFEPKAHLPVPGALDLCFIASVPLEQVIAHLYEQEWPIVEGPVDRTGATGPIRSVYVRDPDLNLIEISELIEAGA, translated from the coding sequence GTGATCGATCATCTGGACCATCTGGTGTTGACCACTGCCGACATCGACGCCTGCAAGGATTTCTACGTGCGCATCATGGGCATGACCCCGGAGCGTTTTCGTCAGGGCCGTCTTGCGTTCCGCTTCGGCAATCAGAAAATCAATGTGCATGAGCGTGGCAAGGAGTTTGAGCCCAAGGCTCACTTGCCTGTGCCGGGGGCGCTGGATTTGTGTTTCATCGCCAGTGTTCCACTGGAACAGGTGATTGCACACTTGTACGAGCAGGAGTGGCCGATTGTCGAAGGTCCGGTTGATCGTACCGGGGCGACGGGGCCTATCCGCTCGGTGTATGTACGTGATCCTGATCTGAACCTGATCGAAATTTCCGAGCTGATCGAGGCAGGCGCCTGA
- a CDS encoding DUF4329 domain-containing protein, giving the protein MYIRKIRSKRSVDHYSTPDMPALSAAFDHPDDAARYVHERIGSRRDREYGGFILIRKDGKYVATEPMSGSQFSFDPNEVFPRNDQEGYVLYPQGHDDYAVYHSHPSLEAGLSEWTESERVIYPNSFSAGDIYAVIDDQEICPASYLSGPDGSLIKYTVSRSAAEKRLFRRVAGPPSSPHVSTLSQVHKALQNLTLMPSDVVRLLAGAGNLEVVVPSRLWGRAGKVSADWRPFPEQVAPVAPKAIIPAVCEPVWPPKALSLSAEFTSADDAARYVHRRIGTRIHSQIIGFLLFNPVSRTHRIAEPILEDGYPVYAPCSVFHPDAYYRPPLPDGYRIDGLYFSSANLAAEGEPDARRAFFEPDDLHRMFTYRHTPAKRPNGLPIRYGFEMSAIYFSAADGALLGYTPSQSAQEIQLLQGVSRVYSGVRSIQAQLADGTISTSDFISRVARAGHLRVLQTSEGWPDAGLISPVS; this is encoded by the coding sequence ATGTACATCAGGAAAATACGCAGCAAACGATCTGTCGATCATTACTCCACGCCCGACATGCCGGCGCTCAGTGCGGCGTTCGATCATCCCGACGATGCGGCACGTTACGTTCACGAACGAATCGGCAGTCGACGTGATCGCGAGTACGGAGGCTTCATACTGATTCGCAAGGACGGCAAGTACGTCGCGACCGAGCCAATGAGTGGCAGTCAGTTCAGCTTCGACCCCAACGAAGTGTTCCCGCGCAACGATCAGGAAGGCTACGTGCTCTACCCGCAGGGACATGACGACTATGCGGTCTATCACTCCCATCCTTCACTTGAGGCCGGGCTGAGCGAGTGGACTGAAAGTGAAAGAGTGATTTATCCGAACAGTTTTTCGGCAGGCGACATCTATGCGGTGATCGATGATCAGGAGATCTGCCCGGCGAGTTATCTTTCCGGGCCTGACGGTTCATTGATCAAATACACCGTGTCCCGTTCTGCGGCCGAGAAAAGGCTGTTCAGGCGCGTTGCCGGTCCGCCCAGCTCGCCGCATGTCAGCACGCTTAGCCAGGTCCACAAGGCGTTGCAAAACCTCACGCTCATGCCCAGTGACGTGGTTCGCCTGCTGGCGGGCGCAGGGAACCTGGAGGTTGTGGTGCCCAGTCGCTTGTGGGGCAGGGCGGGCAAGGTGTCCGCTGACTGGCGACCTTTTCCCGAGCAGGTTGCTCCGGTAGCGCCGAAAGCCATTATCCCTGCGGTTTGCGAGCCGGTATGGCCGCCCAAGGCGCTGAGCCTCAGCGCCGAATTCACCAGTGCCGATGACGCCGCGCGCTATGTACACCGCCGTATCGGTACGCGCATTCATTCGCAGATCATTGGCTTTCTGTTGTTCAATCCGGTCTCGCGCACCCACCGGATCGCCGAGCCGATTCTGGAAGATGGCTACCCGGTATACGCGCCTTGTTCGGTCTTTCATCCAGACGCCTATTATCGGCCTCCTTTGCCTGACGGTTACCGCATCGACGGCCTGTATTTTTCATCTGCCAATCTGGCAGCGGAAGGCGAACCTGACGCGCGGCGTGCATTCTTCGAGCCGGACGATCTGCACAGGATGTTCACGTATCGACACACGCCTGCAAAACGGCCCAACGGGTTGCCGATTCGCTATGGTTTCGAGATGTCGGCGATTTATTTCTCGGCAGCCGATGGTGCGTTGCTCGGATACACGCCCAGCCAGTCCGCTCAGGAAATTCAATTGCTGCAAGGCGTGTCGCGTGTCTACTCAGGCGTCAGGTCCATCCAGGCACAGTTGGCTGACGGGACGATCAGTACCAGCGATTTCATCAGTAGGGTCGCCCGAGCCGGTCACCTGCGCGTGTTACAGACCAGTGAGGGCTGGCCTGATGCAGGGCTGATCAGCCCTGTGTCCTGA
- a CDS encoding bile acid:sodium symporter family protein, translating to MRALTTLSRFVGNTFAWWVLLFAILAFLFPQAFIGLKSWIVPLLGLVMFGMGLTLKLEDFSEVARNPWRVALGVIAHFVIMPGVAWLLCQVFQLPPEIAVGVILVGCCPSGTSSNVMAWLAKGDLALAVAIAAVTTLLAPLLTPTLIWLLASAWLPVSFLDMFWSILQLVMLPIVLGVVAQRLLGARVSYAVDVLPLVSVVSIVMIVCAVVAASQAKIAESGLLIMAVVILHNTFGFLLGYFTGKVFKLPLAQRKSLALEVGMQNSGLGAALASAHFSPLAAVPSALFSVWHNISGALLSTYFRKMPEEDNTSKS from the coding sequence ATGCGCGCGTTGACAACCTTGAGTCGGTTTGTCGGTAATACTTTTGCCTGGTGGGTGCTGCTGTTCGCCATTCTGGCGTTTCTGTTCCCGCAGGCATTCATCGGTTTGAAGAGCTGGATCGTACCGCTGCTGGGGCTGGTCATGTTCGGCATGGGTCTGACCCTGAAACTCGAAGATTTTTCAGAAGTGGCGCGCAACCCGTGGCGCGTTGCGCTGGGCGTGATCGCACACTTCGTCATCATGCCCGGCGTGGCGTGGTTGCTGTGCCAGGTGTTTCAACTGCCGCCGGAAATCGCCGTCGGCGTGATACTGGTCGGCTGCTGCCCGAGCGGTACATCCTCGAATGTCATGGCCTGGCTGGCCAAGGGTGATCTGGCATTGGCGGTAGCGATTGCTGCAGTCACCACCCTGCTCGCCCCGCTGCTGACTCCGACCCTGATCTGGCTGCTTGCGTCGGCCTGGCTGCCCGTGTCCTTTCTGGATATGTTCTGGTCGATCCTGCAACTGGTCATGCTGCCGATTGTGCTCGGCGTGGTTGCACAACGCCTGCTGGGCGCGCGAGTCAGTTATGCCGTGGACGTACTGCCGCTGGTTTCGGTGGTGAGCATCGTCATGATCGTCTGCGCAGTGGTCGCCGCCAGCCAGGCGAAAATTGCTGAATCCGGCCTGCTGATCATGGCGGTGGTCATCCTGCACAACACGTTTGGCTTTCTGCTGGGCTATTTCACCGGCAAGGTTTTCAAGCTGCCACTGGCGCAACGCAAGTCGCTGGCGCTGGAGGTCGGCATGCAGAACTCAGGACTGGGCGCGGCGCTGGCCAGCGCACACTTCTCGCCACTGGCGGCGGTGCCCAGTGCGCTGTTCAGCGTCTGGCACAATATTTCCGGTGCATTGCTGTCGACGTATTTCAGGAAGATGCCGGAGGAAGATAATACGTCCAAGTCGTAG
- a CDS encoding MFS transporter encodes MSQQSQFSLLGKRRFLPFFITQSLGAFNDNIFKQSLILAILYKLSIDGDRSIYVNLCALLFILPFFLFSALAGQFGEKYPKDKLIRIIKFGEIVIMAVGATGFLFNHLELMLAALFAMGTHSALFGPVKYSILPQHLRETELVGGNALVEMGTFLAILAGTISAGVMMSSSHYAWIVSAAIVLVACLGFIASFGIPSATAASPEMKLNWNIFTQSWATLRMGLGQTPAVSRSIVGNSWFWFVGAIYLTQIPAYAKEWMYGDETVVTLILTVFSIGIALGSLLCERLSGHKVEIGLVPFGSMGLTVFGLLLWWHSGGFPQNVQANDWLAVLSSGQGWLVLFDILGIGVFGGFYIVPLYALIQSRTPVKERSRVIAANNILNALFMVVSAIVSILLLSVAKLSIPQLFLAVSLMNIAVNIYIFKIVPEFTMRFMIWLLGHSMYRVEHRNLSQIPDEGAALLVCNHVSFVDALLIAGAVRRPIRFVMYYKIYQLPVLNFIFRTAGTIPIAGRNEDMDIYEQSFKRIARYLAEGELVCIFPEGKLTTDGEISGFKSGMSRIIQETPVPVIPMALQGLWGSFFSRDPSKTLLRRLWSRVVLVAGSPIAADVATPVDVREEVKALRGKVQ; translated from the coding sequence ATGAGCCAACAGTCACAATTCAGCCTGCTCGGGAAACGTCGTTTCCTGCCGTTTTTCATCACGCAGTCCCTCGGGGCGTTCAATGACAATATTTTCAAGCAGTCATTGATCCTCGCCATTCTTTACAAACTGAGCATTGATGGCGATCGCTCGATCTACGTCAATCTGTGTGCCTTGCTGTTTATCCTGCCGTTCTTTCTGTTCTCGGCGCTGGCCGGGCAGTTCGGGGAAAAGTATCCCAAGGACAAGCTGATCCGGATCATCAAGTTTGGCGAGATCGTCATCATGGCGGTGGGAGCTACGGGCTTTCTGTTCAATCATCTGGAATTGATGTTGGCTGCGCTGTTTGCGATGGGCACGCATTCGGCGCTGTTCGGGCCGGTCAAGTATTCGATTTTGCCGCAGCACCTGCGCGAAACCGAGCTGGTCGGTGGCAACGCGCTGGTCGAGATGGGGACGTTTCTGGCGATTCTTGCCGGGACCATCAGCGCCGGGGTGATGATGTCTTCGTCGCACTACGCCTGGATCGTGTCGGCCGCAATCGTGCTGGTAGCCTGCCTCGGTTTCATCGCCAGTTTCGGCATCCCGAGTGCCACCGCCGCTTCGCCGGAAATGAAGCTCAACTGGAATATTTTCACCCAGTCCTGGGCGACCCTGCGCATGGGCCTGGGGCAGACGCCTGCGGTCTCGCGCTCGATTGTCGGCAATTCATGGTTCTGGTTTGTCGGTGCGATTTATCTGACGCAGATCCCGGCCTATGCCAAAGAGTGGATGTACGGCGACGAAACGGTCGTCACGCTGATCCTCACCGTGTTCTCCATCGGTATCGCCTTGGGCTCATTGCTCTGCGAGCGGTTGTCCGGGCACAAGGTCGAGATCGGGCTGGTGCCGTTCGGTTCGATGGGGCTGACCGTTTTTGGCCTGTTGCTGTGGTGGCATTCGGGCGGTTTCCCGCAGAACGTGCAGGCCAATGACTGGCTGGCGGTGCTGTCCTCTGGGCAGGGCTGGCTGGTGCTGTTTGATATTCTGGGCATCGGTGTGTTCGGCGGCTTCTATATCGTGCCGCTGTACGCGCTGATCCAATCGCGCACGCCCGTCAAAGAACGCTCACGCGTGATTGCTGCCAACAACATTCTCAACGCGCTGTTCATGGTGGTCTCGGCGATTGTCTCGATCCTGCTGCTGAGCGTTGCCAAGCTGTCGATTCCGCAGTTATTCCTCGCGGTTTCGCTGATGAACATCGCAGTGAACATCTATATCTTCAAGATCGTCCCCGAATTCACCATGCGCTTCATGATCTGGCTGCTCGGCCATTCCATGTACCGCGTCGAGCACCGCAACCTGAGTCAGATTCCTGATGAGGGCGCAGCGCTGTTGGTCTGCAACCATGTGTCCTTTGTCGACGCGTTGCTGATTGCCGGTGCGGTGAGACGACCGATCCGCTTTGTCATGTACTACAAGATCTACCAGTTGCCGGTGCTCAACTTCATCTTCCGCACCGCCGGGACCATCCCGATTGCCGGGCGTAACGAGGATATGGACATCTACGAGCAATCGTTCAAGCGCATCGCCCGGTACCTCGCGGAAGGCGAACTGGTGTGCATCTTCCCGGAAGGCAAACTGACCACCGACGGCGAAATCAGCGGTTTCAAGAGCGGCATGAGCCGCATCATCCAGGAAACTCCGGTGCCGGTGATCCCGATGGCGTTGCAAGGGCTGTGGGGCAGCTTCTTCAGCCGTGACCCGAGCAAGACCCTGCTTCGTCGCCTGTGGTCACGCGTGGTGCTGGTCGCCGGTTCGCCGATTGCAGCGGATGTGGCAACGCCAGTAGATGTGCGCGAAGAGGTGAAAGCGCTGAGAGGGAAAGTGCAGTAG
- a CDS encoding helix-turn-helix domain-containing protein, whose protein sequence is MDLQVISHEGEPQYAVLPWDQYQALLKAAGLVTQSRSHAAAPTSASGSDTASSELPGFDRLGALREAKGIELAALARTVGISPSYLELIENGSRQPDSAIKRSLAWELGVPGWRVES, encoded by the coding sequence ATGGATCTTCAAGTCATCTCTCATGAGGGCGAACCGCAATATGCGGTGCTTCCATGGGATCAGTATCAGGCGCTTCTCAAGGCTGCCGGTCTGGTCACTCAGTCGCGCTCGCATGCGGCGGCGCCGACTTCCGCTTCAGGTTCCGATACAGCATCGAGTGAGCTCCCCGGTTTTGACCGGCTCGGCGCGTTGCGTGAGGCGAAGGGCATCGAACTGGCCGCTTTGGCGCGGACGGTCGGCATCAGCCCGTCCTATCTGGAGTTGATCGAGAACGGCTCTCGCCAACCCGACTCGGCAATCAAGCGCAGCCTTGCATGGGAACTCGGAGTGCCGGGCTGGCGGGTTGAGTCATGA
- a CDS encoding bifunctional diguanylate cyclase/phosphodiesterase produces MTVTEQLSALSSILARGDLHSLFQPIVSLAERRILGYEALTRGPSNSALHSPLNLFAIARHAGRLSELELSCRDSACRRFSQQKLPGRLFLNVSPESLLETSHPPGRTLEMLRRYQIAPKDVVIELTEQTPTDDFDLLYNALHHYRDMGFSIALDDLGAGYSSLRLWSELRPDYVKIDRHFIDGIHQDAVKREFVGSMLQMAKASRAIVIAEGIELPEELATLKDMGVDLVQGYLLARPQERPPRDTRAMLPKVEITSAPLNEEVADLSALLNPQPSVSQSTPTAEVLEAFRKQANLNSLAVLDDNASPCGIVHRHSLSEALLKPFGTELFARKPISRLMSDDFLAVEVSQSLQQVSRLLTSRARQRIEEDFIITLNGAYLGLGRVIDVLKLITEMKIQQARYANPLTLLPGNVPIQQCLTRLLQQGRESMICYVDIDSFKPFNDIYGYARGDEVLLCLAQCLSDRIDPSRDFVGHIGGDDFLMVLGFEDWERRLKSLLDDFQNQCRRFYRAEHLDAGCFIALNRQGQRQEFPLLSLSIGVVHLHEESCTLLDASQLADLASQAKHFAKDIAGSSTHVIDSTRVDLLMEA; encoded by the coding sequence ATGACCGTGACTGAACAGTTGAGCGCGCTGAGTTCCATTCTGGCTCGTGGTGACTTGCACAGCCTGTTTCAGCCTATCGTCTCACTGGCTGAGCGCCGGATTCTGGGTTATGAGGCACTGACTCGCGGCCCTTCCAACAGCGCATTGCACTCTCCGCTCAATCTGTTTGCCATTGCGCGTCACGCCGGGCGCCTGAGTGAACTGGAATTAAGCTGCCGTGACAGCGCCTGCCGTCGTTTCAGTCAGCAGAAACTGCCCGGCAGGCTGTTTCTCAACGTCTCACCCGAATCGCTGCTCGAAACATCGCACCCACCGGGTCGCACGCTGGAAATGCTGCGCCGCTATCAGATCGCGCCAAAGGATGTGGTGATCGAACTGACCGAGCAAACGCCGACCGACGACTTCGACCTGCTGTACAACGCCCTGCACCATTATCGCGACATGGGCTTTTCGATTGCCCTCGACGATCTGGGGGCCGGTTATTCCAGCCTGCGCCTGTGGTCGGAGCTGCGCCCGGATTACGTGAAGATTGACCGGCACTTTATAGACGGCATTCATCAGGACGCCGTGAAACGCGAGTTCGTCGGCTCCATGCTGCAGATGGCCAAGGCTTCACGAGCGATCGTGATCGCCGAAGGCATCGAGCTGCCAGAGGAGCTGGCGACGCTGAAAGACATGGGTGTGGACCTGGTTCAGGGCTACCTGCTGGCCCGCCCGCAAGAACGTCCGCCCCGCGACACCCGCGCCATGCTGCCCAAGGTTGAAATTACCAGCGCGCCCTTGAACGAGGAAGTGGCAGACCTTTCTGCCCTGCTCAACCCACAGCCTTCAGTCAGTCAGTCCACACCTACCGCAGAGGTGCTTGAGGCCTTTCGTAAACAGGCCAATCTGAATTCGCTGGCGGTGCTGGATGATAACGCCAGCCCGTGCGGCATCGTGCATCGGCATTCACTGTCCGAGGCCCTGCTCAAGCCGTTCGGCACCGAGCTGTTTGCCCGTAAACCGATCAGCCGCCTGATGAGCGATGACTTTCTGGCCGTGGAGGTCAGCCAGTCACTGCAACAAGTCAGCCGCCTGCTGACCAGCCGCGCCCGCCAGCGCATTGAAGAAGACTTCATCATCACCCTGAACGGCGCTTATCTGGGGCTCGGACGCGTGATCGATGTCCTGAAGCTGATCACCGAGATGAAAATCCAGCAAGCGCGCTACGCCAACCCGCTGACCCTGCTGCCTGGCAACGTGCCGATCCAGCAATGCCTGACCCGCCTGTTACAACAGGGCCGCGAGTCGATGATCTGTTACGTCGACATCGACAGCTTCAAGCCCTTCAACGACATCTACGGTTACGCCCGTGGCGACGAAGTGTTGCTGTGCCTCGCTCAGTGCCTGAGCGACCGAATCGACCCGAGCCGAGACTTCGTCGGGCACATTGGCGGGGACGACTTTTTGATGGTGCTGGGTTTCGAAGACTGGGAGCGGCGCCTGAAAAGCCTGCTGGATGACTTTCAGAACCAATGCAGACGCTTTTACCGTGCCGAACACCTGGATGCCGGCTGCTTCATCGCCCTCAATCGTCAGGGGCAGCGTCAGGAGTTTCCATTGTTGTCATTGTCGATTGGCGTGGTGCATCTGCATGAAGAAAGCTGCACGCTGCTCGACGCCAGCCAACTGGCCGACCTGGCATCGCAAGCCAAACACTTCGCCAAGGACATCGCAGGCTCAAGCACCCACGTGATCGATTCGACGCGGGTGGATTTGCTGATGGAAGCCTGA
- a CDS encoding YkvA family protein → MKAPWNLIRYLPGARRLLAAGRLPALLFAVARKGNSEGSRLGKLKDDLRLLQALCLAYWRGEYRSISPKAILSIVAGLMYFLSPLDAIPDWIPGLGMLDDIAVLAWVTKHLSGELDAFRAWRAEQSPEKLIIVEQLPKTQALLEKEQRKV, encoded by the coding sequence ATGAAAGCACCTTGGAATCTGATCCGATACCTGCCCGGCGCGCGACGCCTGTTGGCTGCGGGCCGGTTGCCGGCGCTGTTGTTCGCCGTAGCGCGCAAGGGCAACAGCGAGGGCAGCCGTCTGGGCAAGCTCAAGGACGATCTGCGTTTGCTGCAGGCGCTGTGCCTGGCTTACTGGCGTGGCGAGTACCGGAGCATCAGCCCCAAGGCTATTCTGTCCATCGTTGCCGGCCTGATGTACTTCCTCAGCCCGCTGGACGCAATCCCTGACTGGATTCCGGGGCTGGGCATGCTGGACGACATCGCTGTGCTGGCCTGGGTGACAAAGCACCTGAGCGGCGAGCTGGATGCTTTTCGTGCATGGCGGGCCGAGCAGTCGCCGGAGAAATTGATCATTGTCGAGCAATTGCCAAAGACCCAGGCGCTTCTGGAGAAAGAACAGCGTAAGGTCTGA
- a CDS encoding FKBP-type peptidyl-prolyl cis-trans isomerase: MKQQHRLAAAIALVGLVLAGCDKQASTVELKTPAQKASYGIGLNMGKSLAQEGMDDLDSKAVALGIEDAVGKKDQKLKDEELVEAFSALQKRSEERLAKMSEEASAAGKKFLEENGKKDGVVTTASGLQYQIIKKADGAQPKPTDVVTVHYEGKLIDGKVFDSSVERGSPIDLPVSGVIPGWVEGLQLMHVGEKIKLFIPSDLAYGAQSPSPAIPANSVLVFDLELLGIKDPAAAPAPDADEEESAPAASAPAKK; encoded by the coding sequence ATGAAACAGCAGCATCGGTTGGCAGCGGCGATTGCCCTGGTCGGTCTGGTACTCGCAGGTTGTGATAAACAAGCCAGCACCGTCGAGCTGAAAACCCCGGCACAAAAAGCGTCTTATGGCATCGGTCTGAACATGGGCAAAAGCCTGGCTCAGGAAGGCATGGATGATCTGGATTCCAAGGCTGTAGCCCTGGGTATCGAAGACGCTGTCGGTAAGAAAGATCAGAAACTCAAGGACGAAGAGCTGGTTGAAGCCTTCTCCGCGCTGCAGAAGCGTTCTGAAGAGCGTCTGGCGAAAATGAGCGAAGAAGCTTCGGCAGCCGGCAAGAAATTCCTCGAAGAGAACGGCAAGAAGGATGGCGTGGTCACCACCGCTTCCGGCCTGCAGTATCAGATCATCAAGAAAGCTGACGGCGCTCAGCCAAAGCCGACTGATGTCGTGACTGTTCACTACGAAGGCAAGCTGATCGACGGTAAAGTCTTCGACAGCTCTGTTGAACGCGGTAGCCCGATCGATCTGCCGGTGAGCGGTGTGATTCCGGGTTGGGTTGAAGGCCTGCAACTGATGCACGTAGGCGAGAAGATCAAACTCTTCATCCCTAGTGATCTGGCATACGGCGCGCAGAGCCCGAGCCCGGCGATCCCGGCCAACTCGGTTCTGGTTTTCGATCTGGAACTGCTTGGCATCAAGGACCCGGCGGCTGCGCCAGCGCCTGATGCTGACGAAGAAGAGTCGGCTCCAGCTGCTTCGGCCCCGGCCAAGAAGTAA
- the rdgC gene encoding recombination-associated protein RdgC, with translation MWFKNLLVYRLTQDVPFDAEALETALATKPARACASQEVATYGFVAPFGKGEDAPLVHISQDFMLIAARKEERILPGSVVRDALKEKVDEIEAEQMRKVYKKERDQLKDEIIQAFLPRAFIRRSATFAAIAPKQGLILVNASSPKRAEDLLSTLREVIGSLPVRPLTVKVSPSATMTDWVKTQKAADNFFVLDECELRDTHEDGGIVRCKRQDLTSDEIQLHLNTGKVVTQLSLAWQDKLSFVLDDKMVVKRLKFEDLLQDQAEQDGGEEALGQLDASFTLMMLTFGEFLPELFEALGGEEIPQGI, from the coding sequence ATGTGGTTCAAAAACCTGCTTGTCTATCGCCTGACCCAGGACGTGCCTTTTGATGCCGAAGCGCTGGAGACAGCACTGGCGACCAAACCGGCTCGTGCCTGCGCCAGCCAGGAGGTGGCCACCTATGGTTTCGTCGCGCCTTTCGGCAAGGGCGAAGACGCTCCATTGGTACACATCAGCCAGGACTTCATGCTGATCGCCGCACGCAAGGAAGAACGTATTCTGCCGGGCAGCGTCGTACGCGACGCGCTCAAGGAAAAGGTCGACGAGATCGAAGCCGAGCAGATGCGCAAGGTCTACAAGAAGGAACGCGATCAGCTCAAGGATGAGATCATCCAGGCCTTCCTGCCGCGCGCCTTTATCCGCCGCTCCGCGACGTTCGCCGCCATCGCGCCGAAACAGGGCCTGATTCTGGTCAACGCTTCCAGCCCGAAACGCGCCGAAGACCTGCTGTCGACCCTGCGTGAAGTAATCGGCTCGCTGCCGGTGCGTCCGCTGACGGTCAAGGTTTCGCCGAGTGCGACCATGACCGACTGGGTCAAGACCCAGAAAGCGGCCGACAACTTCTTCGTGCTGGACGAATGCGAATTGCGCGATACCCACGAAGATGGCGGCATCGTGCGTTGCAAGCGTCAGGACCTGACCAGCGATGAAATCCAGCTGCACCTGAACACTGGCAAGGTGGTCACCCAGCTATCGCTGGCCTGGCAGGACAAATTGTCTTTCGTGCTCGACGACAAGATGGTCGTCAAACGCCTGAAGTTCGAAGACCTGCTGCAGGATCAGGCTGAACAGGACGGTGGCGAAGAAGCACTGGGTCAGCTGGACGCCAGCTTCACGCTGATGATGCTGACCTTTGGCGAGTTCCTGCCAGAGCTGTTCGAAGCGCTGGGCGGCGAAGAAATCCCGCAGGGTATCTGA